The genomic window GAAACATTGAATAGTAACCTGAAGAATAGGGAGGCGTAAAAGTGAAATACGGATACCGGATAGCGAAATCAAATAAGACCAAAAAGATCGCTCTGATCGCCCATGATAATCGAAAACAGGAATTGATCGCCTGGGTTAAAAAGCATAAAACCCTTCTTCAGCCCCACGAGTTGGTTGGCACAGGAACCACGGCCAAACTGTTGGAAAAGCATACATCACTTTCCGTTGAAGGATATAAAAGCGGCCCCTTAGGGGGAGATCAGCAGGTAGGCGCCGCCATTGCCGAGGAGGAAATCGATATGCTGATTTTCTTTTGGGATCCCTTAGAGGCTCAGCCCCATGACCCGGATGTCAAGGCGCTTTTGCGAATTGCCGCCCTATATGATATTCCCGTGGCACCGAATAAGGCCACGGCGGATTTTATTTTAAGTTCCCGTTTGTTCAACGAAGTTTTTGAACGAAAGATTGTCACAAAGGAAAGATCCTAGAAAGGGGGAGTCAACATGACAAAGGTGAGTATGGAAGTAATTCTGAAAAATATTGAAGAAATGCCGTCATGGCCTGTAGCACTGCAAAATGTCATTCGGCTAACGGAGGATCCCCAATCGGATATTAAGGACCTGGAAAGGGAAATCCTAAAGGATCAAAGTCTGACCACCCGGGTATTGAAGCTTTCAAATTCTTTGCACTACGGATACCCCAGCAAGATCAGCACCGTATCCCAGGCAGTGATTCTACTCGGTTTTAATACGATCAAAAACATCGTTTTGGCCAGCACCGTAAATACGATGTATATCAAGGATCTCGAGTCCTACGGCCTTAAAAAGGAGGACCTGTGGCGACAGTCCCAGTCCGGGGCTATTATTGCCCGGTACTTGGCAAAGAAAATCAAGTATAAAAAAGTGGAGGAGGCTTATATCGCCGGGCTCTTAAGGGATATCGGTAAGGTTATTTTGGATTATCACATAAAAGAGGATTATCAGGTGATTTTAGAGAAGGTTGAAAAGGAAAACATCAGCTTTTTACAAGGGGAAGAAGCGGTTTTAGGGTTTAATCATGCGGAGGTGGGATACCGGATAGCAACAAAGTGGAATCTGCCGGAGGGTTTGCGGGAGGCCATCGCCTATCATCATCGGCCCCAAGATGCCCTAGAATATAGGGAACTGGTGTCTATCGTTCACGTGGCTGATGCCATTACCATGATGCTGATTGAAAATGTAGGGGTAGAAGGATTGAACTACCGGTTTAACTCCCAAGCTCTGGATAACCTTGGAATTACAGAGAAAGCTTTGGAAGAGATGATCGTGGAGGTTTCTGATCTCCTGGTAAACGAACAGAGGGAGGTTTTCTAAGGGCGGGGAAGCGCCCAAGAGTAGGTTGGTTAGGTCGTTTCATCCAATTCATTGAAATATTTTGAAAAATCTAAGAAATTCATTGTAATTGACAGAATAAATGGTATAATAGTACTAGTAAATGTTTTATGCAGAGTCTTCAATAATCGAGGAGACCTGCGGTAAACATCCGATAAAGGGATAATTAGAATTGAATAGGCAAATTTGCCGAAAGGCAAAGACGCAAAGCTAACAGGGCCTAAAGTGTGTTCACTATGGTAGCCAGCTGCGAACTTATTTGCCTCGTTGTTGTGTA from Isachenkonia alkalipeptolytica includes these protein-coding regions:
- a CDS encoding methylglyoxal synthase, giving the protein MKYGYRIAKSNKTKKIALIAHDNRKQELIAWVKKHKTLLQPHELVGTGTTAKLLEKHTSLSVEGYKSGPLGGDQQVGAAIAEEEIDMLIFFWDPLEAQPHDPDVKALLRIAALYDIPVAPNKATADFILSSRLFNEVFERKIVTKERS
- a CDS encoding HDOD domain-containing protein: MTKVSMEVILKNIEEMPSWPVALQNVIRLTEDPQSDIKDLEREILKDQSLTTRVLKLSNSLHYGYPSKISTVSQAVILLGFNTIKNIVLASTVNTMYIKDLESYGLKKEDLWRQSQSGAIIARYLAKKIKYKKVEEAYIAGLLRDIGKVILDYHIKEDYQVILEKVEKENISFLQGEEAVLGFNHAEVGYRIATKWNLPEGLREAIAYHHRPQDALEYRELVSIVHVADAITMMLIENVGVEGLNYRFNSQALDNLGITEKALEEMIVEVSDLLVNEQREVF